Proteins from one Eubalaena glacialis isolate mEubGla1 chromosome 8, mEubGla1.1.hap2.+ XY, whole genome shotgun sequence genomic window:
- the MYL7 gene encoding myosin regulatory light chain 2, atrial isoform: MFEQAQIQEFKEAFSCIDQNRDGIICKSDLRETYSQLGKVNVPEEELDAMLQEGKGPINFTVFLTLFGEKLNGTDPEEAILSAFRLFDPSGKGVVNRDEFKQLLLTQADKFSLAEVEQMFALTPMDLAGNIDYKSLCYIITHGDEKEE; encoded by the exons ATGTTTGAGCAAGCCCAGATCCAGGAGTTCAAGGAA GCCTTCAGCTGCATCGACCAGAATCGTGACGGCATCATCTGCAAGTCAGACCTTCGAGAGACCTACTCCCAGCTGG GGAAGGTGAATGTTCCAGAAGAGGAGCTAGATGCCATGCTGCAGGAAGGGAAGGGGCCCATCAACTTCACTGTCTTCCTCACACTATTTGGAGAGAAGCTCAACG GGACAGACCCCGAGGAAGCCATCCTGAGCGCCTTCCGCCTGTTTGATCCCAGCGGCAAGGGCGTGGTGAACAGGGACGA gttCAAGCAGCTTCTCCTGACCCAGGCAGACAAGTTCTCTCTGGCCGAG GTGGAGCAGATGTTCGCCCTGACGCCTATGGACCTGGCCGGGAACATCGACTACAAGTCCCTGTGCTACATCATCACCCATGGGGACGAGAAGGAGGAGTGA